The window GGACACTATTTTCACTGCTGGAATCAGGTAATGGTCATAAAAGCTTTACACCTGAAATTATTGATTATTATAAACTTGTACTCCGGGAGCTGATCAGTTTCCAGATCATCGCGGGCAGCGACATGGATTACTCATTTTGTTATCCGAAGAAGTCGTTCGATAAGCAGGCTATGCTGTGGGACCTGAATTATTTCAAATATTATTTCCTCAGATTTGCAGATACGAACTATGACGAGCAGAATCTGGAATGCGACTTCAGTACCCTGGCGGACTTTCTGCTCAAAGCCGACAGCCGGTTCTTCCAATACCGGGATTTTCAGTCAAGGAATATCCTCATCTTCAATGATAAGCCATATTTCATCGATTACCAGGGAGGCAGGAGAGGAGCTTTGCAGTACGACATGGCGTCACTTCTTTTCCAGGCGAAGGCTGAAATGCCCGTCGATGTCAGAGAGGAATTGCTTCACTTTTACATGGATGAACTTCAGAAACATATACACTATGACATGGCAGATTTCGAGGATCTGTTTAATGGTTATGTGCTGATCCGTTTACTGCAGGTGCTGGGTGCATACGGTCTCAGGGGACTTATCGAGCACAAACCACATTTTCTGCAAAGCATCCCTTATGCAATTGCCAATATAGACTGGTTCATACGTCAAAAAAAGCTGGCTGTCAGTTTGCCTGAGCTTATGTCTGCGCTTGAGCGGCTCGTGGAAAACAAGACATACCGGATGCTGCCGGCAGCCGATAATACATTGACCGTCAGAATAAATAGCTTTGCCTATAAAAATGGTATCCCTGCCGATTATACCGGCAATGGAGGGGGATTTGTCTTTGATTGCCGTGCACTGCCCAATCCCGGGAAATTTGACGAATACCGTTTTGTCGCCGGAACCGAAATGCCGGTCATCCTGTTCATGCAGGAGAAAGAAGAGGTAAAAAAATTTCTTGACCACGTCTATGTTCTGGTCGACCAGGCTGTTGAGGATTATCAGGCAAAGGGATTCATGAACCTTCAGGTAAATTTCGGCTGCACAGGCGGCCAGCACAGGTCAGTGTACTGTGCGGAGCAACTATGGAACCACTTGACGACTGAGTACAAGATGAATTTCTCCCTTACCCATACTGAACAAGCCAATTGGATCCTGACTAACCCCATGCTTCAGCATGGAGCCCCTCCTCAAAACGAAAATCGACCGCAATAAAATCACATCTGATGAAAGCAATGATACTGGCAGCGGGAAAGGGTGAGCGGCTAAGACCTCTGACCGACACCACACCTAAGGCACTGGTCACCATCAGGGGAATCCCTCTTATTGAGATCATCCTGAGACGCCTGAAACTTGAGGGCTTCACTGACATCATCATCAATGTCCACCATTTCGCTGACCAGATACTCCGTTTTCTTGCAATGAATGATAATTTCGGATTGAATATCCGTGTTTCCGATGAGCGTGATAACCTCCTTGATACCGGAGGTGCATTAATAAAAGCATCGGCTTTTATCGATGACAATGAGCCATTGCTCATACATAATGTCGATGTTCTGTCAGATATCAATCTAAAAGGGCTTTATGAGCATCACCGCCATTCCGGTGCCCTGGTCACACTGACTGTGAAGGAAAGGGCTTCAGCGCGTTACTTTTTATTTGACAGCGAAAACCGGCTCTGTGGATGGAAAAACGTGGCTACAGGCGAAACCAGGTGGACCGGTGAGCCGCAAAAGCAGTACACTGCGATGGCTTTCAGCGGCATACATGTCATCGGGCCGGAATTCTTTGCCAATACGCATCTGTCACAATGTTTTCCGGTACATGAACAACGCTTTTCAATCATAGATGTGTATCTTTGTTTAGCGACGCAGCATAAAATCCTCGGCCATGACCCGGGTCATGCTTTGTGGTTCGACCTTGGCAGGCCGGAGGATATCCAAAAAGCAGAACAATTTGTCAGTGAACTTAAACTGTGGTGATGTATGAAGCCTTTTCTCGATAGTGTAGCCTCATATATTATAGATAATTATTCCGACAGGATGGCCGGCATGTGTGTTGTCATGCCAAACCGCAGGTCAGGGCTTTTCCTGAAGAAATACATGGCGAAAAAAATCGATAAGCCTGTTCTTCTCCCGGCTGTCTATTCAATTGAAGACCTGATCATTGAGTTATCCGGATTCCGGCTGGCCGACCCTGTTTCCCTTCTCTTTGAATTATATGATGTCCATTGCAGGATTGAAAAAGAACAGGCACAGCCCTTTGATGATTTTTTGCACTGGGGGAAAGTCCTGCTGCGCGACTTTAATGAGATAGACTCCTATCTTATCGATACAAAAAATCTGTTTTCTTACATCAGCGAAGCCAAGGCACTGTCGGTGTGGAACCTTGACCAGCAGCCACTGACGACCCTCCAGAAGAACTACATGGCTTTTTATTCATCTTTATATTCTTATTATACCATACTCACTGAATCCCTGGCTGCGAAAAAGCTGGCTTATGAAGGTCTGGCATCACGCCACGTCGTAGAAATCCTGCCTCAGATATCCGAACAGCTGAAATGGCATACGGTTCTGTTTTGCGGATTTAATGCCATGACAAAGGCAGAGGAGAAAATCATAGAATTTCTTGTCGGAAAAGGTAAAGCTGAGATCCTTTTTGATGCCGATGCATATTATGTCGGCAATCCCAAACAGGAAGCCGGTAACTTTATCAGGAAATACATTGAAAGCGGGAGATTCGGAGAAATTAAATGGACTACTGATGATTTTTTACAGGGCGAAAAGCAGATCACCATCATTGGCGTGGCGCAGAATATCGGACAGGTGAAGGTGGCAGGGCAGATCATACAGGATATCCGGAACGCCAGTAATGACCTGCAAAATACCGCTGTTGTACTTTCGGAAGAGAACCTGCTTATCCCTCTGTTGAATTCGCTGCCGGGCGACATCGGCGAATTCAATGTCACCATGGGCTATCCATTGATCTTCACGCCGGTTTATGACCTCTTCGAAACTATCTTTACCATGCATGAAAATGCCGGGCGGTTCTTTAACCTGCCATCAGCCTCTGCATGGAAATATTATTACAAGGATGCTTTCAGGGTACTGAATCATCCCTATATCCTGTCGTTGAGCGATGATCCGCAAAAGCTGAGGGAGACCATCGCCGGTCTGCAAAGTACAAACAAAATTTTTTTCACCGATAAGGAGCTGGAACCACTCTTTAAATCCGAAGCTCCAGGTTATAGCTCTGTGGTCAGGCTGATCTTTCAGAACTGGGACAATCAGCCCGCTAAAGCGCTGCAATGCTTTCTGGAATTACTCGAACGCTTCAGAGATCGCCTTATTGCTGATAAATCTGTCGGGCACCGTAACACCATCGAAATAGAGTACATTTTCCACTTCGCCAGGATTATCCGGCGTATAACCGGGTTGAGCAGCACATATAATTTTATAACCAGTACATTAACGCTGCGGAATATCTTCAGGCAGATTGTTGCAGGTCAGACCATACCATTCTTTGGCGAGCCGCTCAAAGGGCTGCAGATCATGGGCATGCTCGAGACCAGGACACTGGACTTCGCTAATCTGATCATGCTCTCTGTAAATGAGGATATACTCCCCAAATCCAAGGTCACAAATACCTTCATTCCGTTTGATATACGTGTTGAATCCGGATTGCCGACATACCGCGACAGCAATGCCATTTATGCCTACCACTTTTACCGCCTGCTGCAACGAAGTAAACAGGTCTTTTTGCTCTATAATACCGAACCAGGTGAACTGGGCGGTGGCGATAAAAGCCGCTTCATTACGCAGATCATTAACGAATTACCACTGGCCAATCCGCACATCACGATAAGTGAGAAATTACTGAACCAGCCTCCTGAAAAAGATACCAGGAATTTTTCGATAACCATTGATAAAAGCGATGCCATTGCCGGCAAGCTGCTGGAGAAAGCCCGCAAAGGCCTGGCGCCAAGTGCACTGAATGCATACCGTAAATGCTCTCTTCAATTTTATTTCAGGGAGATAGCCCGGCTGGCCGAAGCAGAGGAGGTAGAAGAAACTATCGAGGCCGCAACACTGGGCAAAGTCGTTCATGATGTTATGTACAGATTTTATAAACCCTGGGTGGATAAACCTCTGACAACAGATGCTATCGAACAGATGATGCAAATGATTGATAAAGAGACAGAAGCATCTTTTGGCAAGCACTATCAGGGCGGGGATATCAGATATGGCAAGAATCTCCTCACAGCCAATGTCGCCAGGATATTTATCAGGAATCTTCTGCTGACCGAAAAGCAGTTCATTAGCCAAAGTGTGATAAACGGAACACCCCCTGTCATTCGCTTCCTTGAACAGTGGTTTGATACGATTGTGGATGTTAAAATGGAAGATAGGATCATACCTGTGAAACTGAAAGGTAAAATCGACAGGATAGACCAGGTTGGAACCCTCCGGCGTATCATCGATTATAAGACCGGCAACATCGTCGAAAGCAACCTGAAGGTGAAGAGTTTTGAAGAGATGAGAGATGATGCCAAGGCCGATAACAGCTTTCAGCTGCTGGTGTATGCGTATATCTTTCTTCTTCAGAAATCCCCCGGCGGCGCCCGTAGCGTCGTTCCCGGTGTCCTCTCATTCCATAAGCATAGCCAGGGACTCATTGAGGTTAAACTTCCCGGGGAGGCGGATATTACTATTCAAACATTAGATGATTTTAAAAACCTCCTGGATACAATCCTTTTCGAAATGTTCGATCAGAAGAATCCTTTTACTCAAACGACTGACAGCGACAATTGTAAATATTGCCCTTTTAAGGGTATTTGTAACAGATAGGAGCGTCTATTTCAACTCTTTTTCCGAGAAAACATTGGCTTCGTAAGTATATATTTCGGCATCCTTCCATCCATCCCAGCCGATGCCGGCTTTTTCACGGGCGCAATGTCCGAGAAACTCTTCCTTTGTCCATCCTGTTTCTGTGGCCACCTGGGGAAGAAAGGTACCCGAAGCCCAGCCTTTTTTGATATAGATGCCATGCTTACCCAAGACAATTTCATCAATGGAGTTGATTTTTTTCATGGGTGTGAGAACCGATATTTCAATTTCCAGTTCAGGTATTTCAGAAGCTGTGACTGGCGTGAAACGGGAGTCTTCAGTGGCCGATGCGATGGCCATCTGCTGGATGACCATGTACAGGGGCTCGGTAGCTGAAAACCGGCCTATGCATCCCCTGAGTTTTCCCTCTTTGTTGAGAGTGACAAAGGCGCCACACTGGGCTTTCAGCCGGTCAGAGTAACCGGATGCATCAAGCGCCGGTATTTTGCCGTTTTTGACATAATCTACAATAGTCGACCGTGCAATCTGAAGCAATGTTTTCTTGTCTTCCGGTGTTAACTGGAATTCCGCATCCGAACTGGCTGCGGCCTTTTTCAATGAGAATGCCAGCCCATAATATCCGACGACCCTGGTCTTATCGCCGAACGACACATCACCAGAGTTCATGTATTTGATAGGCGTTATAGTGATACCGGGATTGTTTTCGGTCATGTATAGCAGTGTCAGCACTGATGTCCATCCGCACATGCTGGTAGCCAGCTGTTGAATGCCCTTTTCGGAATTGGCGTTGATGGTGTTGATTAACTGCTGCGGCGAATTGGTCATCACCGCATTGGCTGATGCTATATCACAGGTCATGGCATCTTTATAGGATGGGTAATGCGAGAAATCGGTGCTGATGACAAAGAGATTCTTTTCGTTCAGATAGGGCTTCAAGGCAGCGGCGATAGCCTGGCATGTCTGCGGCTGCTGTGTCCCCAGGATGATCGGGACAATCTGGAATGGCTCCTGCATGATATACTGCAGGAAAGGCAACTGTACCTCCACGCTGTGTTCATAGGCATCAGCTTCGTTGTCGAACATGAACACCTTGTTACTGCTGAGGAGCTGCCGGGCCAGATCCCTGTTCACTTTCACCTTACCTAGCGGAGTGATATAGTCGCCCTTGCTGTACACCGATGCCCCGTCGAAATACTTCACATGGCTCGACGCCAGTAAAAAGATGTTATCGTATTTCTTTTTTCGGTCGATCTGGTTAAAAGCAGAGGCAGCCACCTCTCCGGAATAGACATATCCGGCATGAGGTGATATGATGGCTATGACGTTTTCCATTTTTTTGGGAACAGCGGCAGAAAACAGCTGTTTCAGGTCTGCCCTGAGCTCGGTGGAATCACCGGAGTAAAACCTGCCGGCAGCATACGGCTTGCGGTTTACAAGCTGCTCCTCGGGCTGCTTGTTTTGAGGGGAACAATGCGTGTTCATTATCATTAGCGTGATTAGTGACAAGGAATAAAATTTCTTTATACCCATATTTTTATTATTTTCGTGATATAAACTCTCCCTTTTTTTCTTTTTAATCATCAACGTCCAAGGGGGTGAGTTTCTCCTTACAAATATACTACATGGATACCAGATATAAAAATCGTTTCTACTTATCTGTAGTGGCTGCCGGTCTGGTGTCCATCACTACACAAATCATCCTCCTCAGGGAGTTTATGGTGGTCTTTTACGGAAATGAGCTGGTGATGGGCATCATCCTTGCCAACTGGATGCTGCTGACTGGGCTGGGATCTTTTTTGGGCCGGTTTTCCGGGAATATGAAACACGGCCCGGCACTCATTGTTATTTGCCTGGCCCTGCAGGCCATTATGCCCGTCATCACGGTTTTCCTGCTGTATGTCATGCGGAATGCCATCTTCCCCGTTGGGAAGATGATCGGCATTCTTGAAGTCTTTTATAGTTCCCTTATCCTTCTTTTACCATTTTGCATGGTTACCGGATTTCTTTTCACGGTCTTCTGCACCCATGCATTTCAGAAATTTCAGGAAAATCTGACAAGCCGTATCTATGGCCTCGAATCAACAGGAAGCATAATCGGCGGTGTGCTGTTTAACTTCATTCTGGTGTTTTATTTTAAGACATTCCAAAGCCTCATGGTTTTAATGGTCATCAGCTTTGTGGCAGCTTTTATCTTTTCACTTATGTTTAAAGGCTTGTGGAAATATCTGTTGATCTCCGTTGCTGTTACTGCCATTGTGATGATGAACGTCATCAGCCTCGATAGCCTGTCAAAAAAGAGGCTTTATGTTGATCAGGATATTTTATACCAGAAGGATACTCCTTACGGGAATATTGTGGTGACCCAGACCGGCGGCCAGATAAATTTTTATGAGAATGGAGTCACTTTATTCACCTCAGGCAATACCATTGAAAATGAAGAATCGGTGCATTATGCGATGGTGCAAAACAAGCACCCCCAAAATATACTGGTCTTATCAGGTGGAATGTCAGGAATCATTTCTGAGATCGAAAAATACCCAATCCACCGGATTGATTATGTGGAAATGAATCCCTGGATCATCAGGATAGCTGAAAGGTATTTTAAAAGGCCGGCTGATAGCCTTGTCAGGATAATTAATAAGGATGCCAAATTATTTATCCGGCAAACCGGCCAGAAATACGATGTGGTATTGATTAATCTGCCGGAACCGGCGACAGCGCAGATCAACAGGTTTTATACGGTGAATTTCTTTAAAAGCCTGAAAACGAAACTTGATCCCGGCGCCGTTGTGTCGACCAGCCTTATGTCGACAGCCAACTACATGAGTCCGGAACAACGCAGGATTCATTCAGCGTTAATGAATTCACTTCATCAATCCTTTAATAACGTCATCATCATACCCGGCGGAAAGAATTATTTTATCGCCTCCGACAGCACCCTTGACATCGGCATTGCAGAGCTCATTAAAAAGAGAAGCCTGGATAATGTATACGTCAACCAGTACTATATCGATGACGGCCTGCTAAAGGAAAGAAGTGCTAATATCCTGGCCTCTCTTGACATGAAAGGCGGTGTGAACACCGATTTCAAGCCGGTATCTTATCTTCAGCAATCCTTGCTCTGGCTGAGTTACTTTAAAATGGATTACCGGGTACCATTGATGGTTATTATTGTTTTGTTGGTCATGGTTATCTTTTTTTTCAGCCCCGTCAACCTGGGCATGTTTGCAGGAGGTTTTACCGCCTCCTCCCTTGAATTTCTTATTCTGATAGCATTTCAGGTCATCTACGGCTATGTGTATCAGATGACCGGTGTCATCATCATGACATTCATGGCCGGCCTGGCGCTGGGATCCCTTTACATGAACCACTACCTGCCCCGGAATGGCAGTAAAAATTATCGCCGGATTCTGCTTGGCCTGGCAATATTTTCATTCCTTCTGCCCTTGCTTATCTTTGTCATGAGCAGCACCTATTTACCTGCTGTTGCCGTACATGCCCTGTTTATCATCCTTACGCTGATCCTGTCAGGCCTCGTAGGCATGCTTTTCGCACAGGCATCGGTAATTCAAAGAGATAGTGTCAGCCATACCTCATCCGCAATTTACAGCGCCGACCTGATCGGCTCAGCCTTCGGCGTACTCATCGTATCAGCTTTTCTCCTTCCCTGGTTAGGCATAACACAGGTATGTTTCATCATCGGATGCCTGAATGTTTTATCCTGGATAATGCTCCTTGTGCGAAAAGGAATGATCCTGAATTTATGATCCTTGATAATTGAAATCTTTGTGATTCTTTGTGTCTTCTTTGTGTAACTTTGTGTTATATCCTGGATCACGATGAGCAAAAAGATCACCAAGCGGGAATTCATCAAGTACAGCTTATATAGCACATGCGGCGCTGTGCTCGGTTTAAGCTCACTTGACCTGCTGGCCTCCGGCGCCGGGAAATTATTCAGAGCTCCAGCACAAGGTCCGCAGGACCTCTGGAAATGGAGCAA of the Bacteroidota bacterium genome contains:
- a CDS encoding nucleotidyltransferase family protein; this encodes MKAMILAAGKGERLRPLTDTTPKALVTIRGIPLIEIILRRLKLEGFTDIIINVHHFADQILRFLAMNDNFGLNIRVSDERDNLLDTGGALIKASAFIDDNEPLLIHNVDVLSDINLKGLYEHHRHSGALVTLTVKERASARYFLFDSENRLCGWKNVATGETRWTGEPQKQYTAMAFSGIHVIGPEFFANTHLSQCFPVHEQRFSIIDVYLCLATQHKILGHDPGHALWFDLGRPEDIQKAEQFVSELKLW
- a CDS encoding PD-(D/E)XK nuclease family protein, producing the protein MKPFLDSVASYIIDNYSDRMAGMCVVMPNRRSGLFLKKYMAKKIDKPVLLPAVYSIEDLIIELSGFRLADPVSLLFELYDVHCRIEKEQAQPFDDFLHWGKVLLRDFNEIDSYLIDTKNLFSYISEAKALSVWNLDQQPLTTLQKNYMAFYSSLYSYYTILTESLAAKKLAYEGLASRHVVEILPQISEQLKWHTVLFCGFNAMTKAEEKIIEFLVGKGKAEILFDADAYYVGNPKQEAGNFIRKYIESGRFGEIKWTTDDFLQGEKQITIIGVAQNIGQVKVAGQIIQDIRNASNDLQNTAVVLSEENLLIPLLNSLPGDIGEFNVTMGYPLIFTPVYDLFETIFTMHENAGRFFNLPSASAWKYYYKDAFRVLNHPYILSLSDDPQKLRETIAGLQSTNKIFFTDKELEPLFKSEAPGYSSVVRLIFQNWDNQPAKALQCFLELLERFRDRLIADKSVGHRNTIEIEYIFHFARIIRRITGLSSTYNFITSTLTLRNIFRQIVAGQTIPFFGEPLKGLQIMGMLETRTLDFANLIMLSVNEDILPKSKVTNTFIPFDIRVESGLPTYRDSNAIYAYHFYRLLQRSKQVFLLYNTEPGELGGGDKSRFITQIINELPLANPHITISEKLLNQPPEKDTRNFSITIDKSDAIAGKLLEKARKGLAPSALNAYRKCSLQFYFREIARLAEAEEVEETIEAATLGKVVHDVMYRFYKPWVDKPLTTDAIEQMMQMIDKETEASFGKHYQGGDIRYGKNLLTANVARIFIRNLLLTEKQFISQSVINGTPPVIRFLEQWFDTIVDVKMEDRIIPVKLKGKIDRIDQVGTLRRIIDYKTGNIVESNLKVKSFEEMRDDAKADNSFQLLVYAYIFLLQKSPGGARSVVPGVLSFHKHSQGLIEVKLPGEADITIQTLDDFKNLLDTILFEMFDQKNPFTQTTDSDNCKYCPFKGICNR
- a CDS encoding phosphotransferase yields the protein MNSIHSHLTALFKSWSGAEPTTINALPGSGSSRRYFRMAGHGHTAMGVHNPIKKENLAFLAFTRHFLKHGLNVPEIYAEDLVHDVYLISDLGNRTLFSLLESGNGHKSFTPEIIDYYKLVLRELISFQIIAGSDMDYSFCYPKKSFDKQAMLWDLNYFKYYFLRFADTNYDEQNLECDFSTLADFLLKADSRFFQYRDFQSRNILIFNDKPYFIDYQGGRRGALQYDMASLLFQAKAEMPVDVREELLHFYMDELQKHIHYDMADFEDLFNGYVLIRLLQVLGAYGLRGLIEHKPHFLQSIPYAIANIDWFIRQKKLAVSLPELMSALERLVENKTYRMLPAADNTLTVRINSFAYKNGIPADYTGNGGGFVFDCRALPNPGKFDEYRFVAGTEMPVILFMQEKEEVKKFLDHVYVLVDQAVEDYQAKGFMNLQVNFGCTGGQHRSVYCAEQLWNHLTTEYKMNFSLTHTEQANWILTNPMLQHGAPPQNENRPQ
- the amrB gene encoding AmmeMemoRadiSam system protein B — encoded protein: MGIKKFYSLSLITLMIMNTHCSPQNKQPEEQLVNRKPYAAGRFYSGDSTELRADLKQLFSAAVPKKMENVIAIISPHAGYVYSGEVAASAFNQIDRKKKYDNIFLLASSHVKYFDGASVYSKGDYITPLGKVKVNRDLARQLLSSNKVFMFDNEADAYEHSVEVQLPFLQYIMQEPFQIVPIILGTQQPQTCQAIAAALKPYLNEKNLFVISTDFSHYPSYKDAMTCDIASANAVMTNSPQQLINTINANSEKGIQQLATSMCGWTSVLTLLYMTENNPGITITPIKYMNSGDVSFGDKTRVVGYYGLAFSLKKAAASSDAEFQLTPEDKKTLLQIARSTIVDYVKNGKIPALDASGYSDRLKAQCGAFVTLNKEGKLRGCIGRFSATEPLYMVIQQMAIASATEDSRFTPVTASEIPELEIEISVLTPMKKINSIDEIVLGKHGIYIKKGWASGTFLPQVATETGWTKEEFLGHCAREKAGIGWDGWKDAEIYTYEANVFSEKELK
- a CDS encoding fused MFS/spermidine synthase; amino-acid sequence: MDTRYKNRFYLSVVAAGLVSITTQIILLREFMVVFYGNELVMGIILANWMLLTGLGSFLGRFSGNMKHGPALIVICLALQAIMPVITVFLLYVMRNAIFPVGKMIGILEVFYSSLILLLPFCMVTGFLFTVFCTHAFQKFQENLTSRIYGLESTGSIIGGVLFNFILVFYFKTFQSLMVLMVISFVAAFIFSLMFKGLWKYLLISVAVTAIVMMNVISLDSLSKKRLYVDQDILYQKDTPYGNIVVTQTGGQINFYENGVTLFTSGNTIENEESVHYAMVQNKHPQNILVLSGGMSGIISEIEKYPIHRIDYVEMNPWIIRIAERYFKRPADSLVRIINKDAKLFIRQTGQKYDVVLINLPEPATAQINRFYTVNFFKSLKTKLDPGAVVSTSLMSTANYMSPEQRRIHSALMNSLHQSFNNVIIIPGGKNYFIASDSTLDIGIAELIKKRSLDNVYVNQYYIDDGLLKERSANILASLDMKGGVNTDFKPVSYLQQSLLWLSYFKMDYRVPLMVIIVLLVMVIFFFSPVNLGMFAGGFTASSLEFLILIAFQVIYGYVYQMTGVIIMTFMAGLALGSLYMNHYLPRNGSKNYRRILLGLAIFSFLLPLLIFVMSSTYLPAVAVHALFIILTLILSGLVGMLFAQASVIQRDSVSHTSSAIYSADLIGSAFGVLIVSAFLLPWLGITQVCFIIGCLNVLSWIMLLVRKGMILNL